A portion of the Sphaerochaeta pleomorpha str. Grapes genome contains these proteins:
- a CDS encoding phosphomannomutase: MKRNLFKAYDIRSKRDNFDDETTLALCHAIAYYMIHDVKTYSIVVGRDTRVGTEAIMQKALEVFQASGMTVYVQLNAIGSCQFYYNCMQRPKSGGLMITASHNPGSYLGMKLVAPEVQSIAKNCGPKGGLQTVQKYYDEELLCNTRKGGTIVPLNTLDAFIDYSMKLARVPAKSLKGLPVVCDFLHGSNGEAISRALNHCGVDGTYLHLVPDGAFPCGDPNPGSEGSTAEVRQYLLDHPTDMCFVYDGDGDRMDLLYRGRQLSPCFVMGLITDELTEMFHGYFEKPEESFNPMFLFDIKASPALLLSQIHQGKKVSLVQNGHSYIKDALLNNKGNHFLAAVEESAHYYLQFPQSIGDWMSPLFASENTLFFTLLVLKAYQKDPRRFDEARILQDSTWRQREWSAMIKEEGKRNTLQKAIEDRIMAMGAIKVTTNKLGENLNATLLRYNLPKSYDDGATLRTPWFQVFQRVSQSEDALVRWEVLASDEKIGQKVLEEMAKAMKMIE, from the coding sequence ATGAAAAGGAACCTGTTCAAGGCCTATGATATCCGGAGCAAACGGGATAATTTCGACGATGAGACAACCCTTGCCCTCTGCCATGCCATTGCATATTACATGATACACGATGTAAAGACCTATTCGATCGTAGTCGGTCGTGATACCAGAGTCGGAACGGAAGCTATCATGCAGAAGGCCCTCGAGGTCTTTCAAGCCTCAGGAATGACTGTCTATGTACAGTTGAATGCCATTGGAAGCTGTCAGTTCTATTATAACTGCATGCAGCGTCCAAAAAGCGGTGGGCTCATGATTACCGCCAGTCATAATCCAGGTTCCTATCTTGGCATGAAGCTGGTGGCTCCGGAAGTTCAGAGCATTGCCAAAAACTGCGGCCCCAAGGGAGGCTTGCAGACTGTCCAGAAATATTATGATGAAGAATTGCTGTGCAATACCCGCAAGGGAGGAACCATTGTTCCTCTCAACACCCTCGATGCTTTCATCGACTACTCGATGAAATTGGCCCGGGTCCCGGCAAAAAGCCTGAAAGGGTTGCCTGTAGTCTGTGACTTCCTCCATGGAAGCAACGGCGAGGCTATCAGCAGGGCACTGAACCATTGCGGTGTCGATGGCACGTATCTGCATCTTGTCCCCGATGGGGCATTCCCCTGTGGTGATCCGAACCCGGGTAGCGAAGGAAGTACCGCTGAGGTCAGGCAGTACCTATTGGACCATCCTACCGATATGTGCTTCGTCTATGACGGGGACGGGGACCGCATGGACCTTTTATATCGCGGGCGTCAACTTTCCCCCTGTTTTGTCATGGGTTTGATCACGGATGAATTGACAGAGATGTTCCATGGCTATTTTGAAAAACCCGAGGAATCCTTTAACCCTATGTTCCTTTTCGATATCAAGGCTTCGCCTGCCTTGTTGCTGAGTCAGATTCACCAAGGGAAAAAAGTTTCTTTGGTCCAGAATGGCCATTCCTATATCAAAGATGCCCTGCTGAATAATAAGGGCAACCATTTTCTGGCGGCTGTTGAAGAGTCTGCCCACTATTACCTGCAATTCCCCCAGAGTATAGGAGACTGGATGAGTCCCCTGTTTGCCAGTGAAAACACTTTGTTTTTCACCTTGCTTGTCCTTAAGGCATATCAGAAAGATCCCCGCCGATTTGATGAGGCAAGGATCCTTCAGGATAGTACCTGGAGACAGCGGGAATGGTCGGCTATGATCAAGGAAGAAGGAAAACGGAATACGCTCCAGAAGGCCATTGAGGATCGCATCATGGCAATGGGTGCTATCAAGGTGACTACCAACAAGCTCGGGGAGAATCTCAACGCTACGCTTCTTCGGTACAATCTTCCAAAATCCTATGATGATGGCGCTACCTTGCGCACTCCTTGGTTCCAGGTATTCCAGCGAGTGAGCCAGAGCGAGGATGCCTTGGTCCGTTGGGAGGTACTAGCCAGCGATGAGAAAATCGGGCAGAAGGTGCTTGAGGAAATGGCTAAGGCCATGAAAATGATCGAATAG
- a CDS encoding ABC transporter ATP-binding protein — MPKIELKHVTKRFGKFVAVDDLNLTIDDRSFVTLLGPSGCGKTTTLRMIAGLETPTEGIITINDRVVFSSEDGIDISPDKRDVGFLFQNYALWPHMTVYKNIAFGLENLKWPKEKVQQRVTELLDMLKIGEFRERYPSELSGGQQQRVAIARTLATGPKVLFMDEPLSNLDAKLRMEMRTELKRLHRETDSTFVYVTHDQLEAMTLSNRVCLMKNGYMQQYDPPLEVYRRPANTFTADFVGSPPINLISGKVIDDKPVILLLPGDVKLAFIPSDTVQLEVGQEIVLGIRPEHVEITDSDAMAEGIILSSLPSGMETIVQLSLGESYLHSVIFGDLDFDVQKKVGISFSKGNFNLFDKKTTLNLGQGKLAKA, encoded by the coding sequence ATGCCAAAGATTGAATTGAAACACGTTACCAAACGTTTTGGAAAATTTGTAGCCGTAGATGATCTGAACCTCACAATCGATGATCGTTCTTTCGTAACCCTCCTAGGTCCCTCAGGATGTGGAAAAACCACCACCCTCAGGATGATTGCCGGGCTTGAAACCCCCACAGAGGGTATTATTACGATCAATGACCGTGTCGTGTTTTCCTCTGAGGATGGGATAGATATTTCACCAGATAAACGTGATGTAGGATTCCTGTTCCAGAACTATGCACTCTGGCCACATATGACAGTATATAAGAACATTGCCTTTGGACTCGAAAATCTAAAATGGCCAAAGGAAAAAGTGCAGCAGAGAGTGACAGAACTGCTGGATATGCTCAAGATAGGGGAGTTCAGGGAACGATACCCTTCTGAGTTGTCAGGCGGACAGCAACAGCGGGTTGCCATCGCACGTACTTTGGCTACCGGTCCGAAAGTCCTGTTCATGGATGAGCCCTTGTCCAACCTTGACGCCAAACTCAGGATGGAGATGCGCACCGAGCTGAAACGCCTGCATAGGGAAACCGATTCCACGTTCGTATATGTTACCCATGACCAGCTTGAAGCTATGACCTTGTCGAATAGGGTGTGCCTTATGAAAAACGGTTATATGCAGCAGTATGACCCCCCTCTTGAGGTCTACCGTCGTCCAGCCAATACCTTTACCGCTGATTTCGTCGGTTCTCCCCCCATAAACCTTATCAGTGGGAAGGTGATAGACGACAAGCCGGTTATCCTTCTCCTCCCAGGGGACGTCAAGCTTGCCTTCATTCCTTCCGATACGGTACAATTGGAAGTAGGACAGGAAATAGTATTGGGCATTCGACCTGAACATGTGGAAATTACCGATTCCGATGCGATGGCAGAGGGCATAATCCTGTCCTCTCTTCCCTCAGGGATGGAAACAATAGTCCAGCTAAGTCTGGGAGAGAGTTACCTGCATTCAGTCATCTTTGGCGATTTGGATTTTGATGTGCAGAAAAAGGTCGGGATTTCATTTTCAAAAGGAAATTTCAATCTTTTTGACAAAAAGACCACATTGAATCTTGGACAAGGAAAATTGGCCAAAGCGTAA
- a CDS encoding ABC transporter permease produces the protein MSTKSRLNNLKSYLKKPHNIILLILFVVLGYLTLVPLVTIVTDTVTVHSSEARIVKQTTGTFTLYHWKKMFVSGITSQKIFYEPFLNTMVVASLSCLIAILVGGFFAWAVTRTNLRCKGFISTVFVFPYIMPAWTLAMAWLNFFRNSRVGGVPGLFTVLTGIETANWFAYGLFPIVIVQGIHYAPFAYILIGGILRNMDANLEEAAMLLHANRWQITRKITLPIVKPALLSTFLLVFSSTMSAFAVPAFLGSPVRYQVLTTQMYRTLNGINPGYGYIMALIMIVIGVGILMLNQWITGKRKAYTTITGKSSNISLFNLRKARTPLTIVLVAILLMVAILPLFSFAIESFIMAPGDYSFSNFTTEFWVGAGRADIANSEPGILRNPSIWLGLKNSLKLSVIVSLIAGTVGMLAGYSIAKKRGSLLATWVNNLTFFPYLMPSMAFGAIYLSMFAVRRGFIPAMYGSFGLLVIVGSIKYLPFASRSGINAMLQLSGEIEEAGTIMGIGWFKRMTHIIFPIQKTTFISGYLLPFISCMRELSLFILLVSPSTRILTTLLFQYNEKGWNQYANAINLMIVIIVVGFNLLVNKFTGASIDKGIGSN, from the coding sequence ATGAGTACCAAAAGCAGGTTGAATAACCTCAAATCCTATCTGAAAAAGCCCCATAATATCATTCTTTTGATATTGTTTGTGGTCTTGGGTTACCTTACGCTTGTCCCGTTGGTTACCATTGTGACCGATACTGTTACGGTACATTCCTCTGAAGCCCGTATCGTAAAACAAACCACAGGTACCTTTACCCTGTATCACTGGAAAAAAATGTTTGTCAGTGGTATTACAAGCCAGAAAATTTTCTATGAACCTTTTCTCAATACGATGGTCGTAGCCTCGTTGTCCTGCTTGATAGCCATTTTGGTGGGGGGCTTTTTTGCCTGGGCAGTGACAAGGACAAACCTTCGTTGCAAAGGATTCATTTCAACTGTCTTTGTATTTCCTTATATCATGCCAGCCTGGACCCTTGCCATGGCATGGTTGAACTTCTTCCGAAATTCCAGGGTAGGGGGAGTGCCAGGCTTGTTCACCGTCCTAACCGGTATCGAAACCGCAAACTGGTTCGCCTATGGCCTTTTCCCGATTGTAATTGTCCAGGGAATCCACTATGCACCCTTTGCCTATATCCTTATCGGTGGCATTTTACGAAATATGGACGCCAATCTCGAGGAAGCAGCCATGTTGCTCCATGCAAACCGGTGGCAGATAACACGAAAAATTACCCTTCCCATTGTGAAACCCGCTTTGTTGTCTACGTTCCTTCTGGTTTTCTCCAGTACCATGAGCGCCTTTGCTGTCCCAGCCTTTCTCGGAAGCCCCGTTAGGTACCAGGTCCTTACCACTCAGATGTACAGGACCCTCAATGGAATAAACCCAGGCTATGGCTATATCATGGCATTGATCATGATTGTCATTGGTGTAGGTATCCTTATGCTCAACCAATGGATAACGGGAAAACGAAAAGCCTATACGACCATCACGGGAAAGAGCTCGAACATTTCCCTGTTTAATCTCAGGAAGGCAAGGACTCCGTTGACCATAGTTCTGGTAGCCATCCTTCTGATGGTTGCAATTCTTCCCCTTTTCTCGTTTGCCATTGAATCCTTCATTATGGCACCCGGAGACTATTCATTCTCGAACTTTACCACTGAGTTCTGGGTTGGTGCCGGTAGGGCAGACATTGCAAACAGTGAACCTGGTATTCTGCGCAACCCGTCAATCTGGCTTGGACTGAAAAACAGTCTCAAGCTATCGGTCATTGTTTCCCTGATTGCTGGGACGGTGGGGATGCTCGCCGGATATTCCATAGCAAAGAAACGCGGTTCGTTGCTTGCGACCTGGGTGAACAACCTGACGTTCTTCCCCTATCTCATGCCTTCCATGGCCTTTGGAGCCATCTATCTCTCCATGTTTGCAGTGCGAAGAGGTTTCATTCCTGCGATGTATGGGTCCTTCGGGCTTCTGGTCATCGTAGGTTCCATAAAATATCTTCCCTTTGCTTCACGAAGCGGTATCAATGCGATGCTTCAACTCTCGGGTGAGATTGAGGAAGCAGGAACCATTATGGGCATCGGTTGGTTCAAGCGTATGACCCATATCATATTCCCAATCCAGAAAACTACGTTTATAAGCGGATATCTTTTGCCTTTTATCTCTTGTATGAGGGAATTGTCCTTGTTTATTCTTTTGGTTTCCCCTTCAACGAGAATTCTTACGACATTGTTGTTCCAGTACAACGAAAAAGGTTGGAACCAGTACGCCAATGCCATCAATCTCATGATCGTAATCATTGTCGTGGGCTTTAACCTTTTGGTCAATAAATTTACCGGGGCCTCCATCGACAAGGGAATCGGAAGCAATTAA
- a CDS encoding ABC transporter substrate-binding protein, producing the protein MKRLLAYFMVSLFAITAVLATGAKEVTPAAVAAPVVEPEITHEELVSRAQAEGKVVVYATSSRIAKAAEGFTKLYGIEVVSSNLKDFELIEKVAKEAEAKVSGADFVLAQDAGRLVGELLAPGYLYNYVPPTLKDVIPVSMQNPLQAFAINKVFIYNDEGLTSVPYTNIWQFADPAFASTLNFKNPFQEGVNANFLTMCTSDEWAAKIAKAYKSYYGKDIVLSTPNAGYEWIKAIFENDLIVGTSDTTIAENVGIKGQNAKKINPPVGLFVYSKARYATSKNLALKASMTMEPFSGFYYSLYTLMCASAEHPNAAKLFIEYLFSAEGFSPWGSDCGTYSANPNNPIQEDIDYPFATWQPLLVGEDGAYCFEHRAEVEEFLNQYLY; encoded by the coding sequence ATGAAAAGATTGCTTGCGTATTTTATGGTTTCCTTATTTGCTATCACAGCAGTTCTAGCCACCGGAGCCAAGGAAGTTACACCGGCTGCCGTTGCTGCCCCGGTTGTTGAACCTGAGATTACCCATGAAGAGCTGGTATCCCGGGCCCAGGCCGAGGGAAAGGTCGTTGTCTATGCTACCAGTAGTAGAATTGCCAAGGCTGCCGAAGGTTTTACGAAACTCTACGGTATCGAGGTAGTTAGCTCGAATCTCAAGGACTTCGAGTTGATCGAAAAAGTTGCCAAAGAAGCCGAAGCCAAGGTAAGTGGGGCTGACTTTGTCCTTGCACAGGATGCAGGAAGGTTGGTCGGAGAACTCCTGGCACCAGGATATCTCTATAACTACGTACCCCCGACGCTCAAAGATGTTATCCCGGTCTCGATGCAGAATCCCCTGCAGGCTTTTGCCATAAACAAAGTATTCATTTACAATGACGAAGGCCTCACCTCTGTTCCCTATACCAATATCTGGCAGTTTGCAGACCCTGCTTTTGCGAGCACCCTTAACTTCAAGAACCCGTTCCAGGAAGGGGTAAACGCAAACTTCCTTACCATGTGCACATCCGATGAATGGGCTGCAAAGATTGCAAAGGCATATAAGTCGTATTATGGAAAGGATATTGTCCTGTCTACCCCCAATGCAGGGTATGAATGGATCAAGGCAATTTTCGAAAACGACTTAATCGTCGGAACCAGCGATACAACCATTGCAGAGAATGTGGGTATCAAGGGACAGAATGCAAAGAAAATCAATCCTCCGGTCGGCCTTTTCGTCTATTCCAAGGCCCGCTATGCTACAAGCAAGAACCTTGCGTTGAAAGCAAGCATGACCATGGAACCGTTCAGCGGTTTCTACTATAGCCTGTACACCTTGATGTGTGCCTCTGCAGAGCATCCGAATGCAGCAAAGCTGTTTATCGAGTACTTGTTCTCTGCCGAAGGCTTCTCACCTTGGGGTTCCGACTGCGGTACCTATAGCGCAAACCCGAACAATCCGATCCAGGAAGATATCGATTATCCTTTTGCGACTTGGCAACCCTTGCTTGTCGGTGAAGACGGGGCTTATTGCTTTGAACATCGTGCAGAAGTCGAGGAATTCCTCAACCAGTACCTTTACTAG
- the trpS gene encoding tryptophan--tRNA ligase: MDTKKRILTGDRTTGKLHLGHYVGSLQSRVELQDEYDEFILLADVQALTTHFAEPSLINSSIYDVAMDNLSVGLDPEKVTIVQQSQVSSIAELTIFYSMLVTVNQLRHNPTIKTEAKNYGYADLTYGFLGYPVSQTADITFCNADLVPVGEDQVPHIELARKIVRKFNELYGTSIVEPQVKLSKVGRLSGLDGNAKMGKSMGNAIYLSDSPQAVWERVRNAVTDPARITVKIPGHPEICNVYKYHCVFNQGEVSNIGEMCKNAAIGCVACKKLLNGALNALLDPIREKRHYYEEHRNEVRDLIISGTAKANAVGNANLQDIKEKMHVII; this comes from the coding sequence ATGGATACCAAGAAAAGGATTCTGACCGGTGACAGAACTACCGGGAAGTTACATCTCGGGCATTATGTTGGTTCCCTGCAAAGCCGCGTCGAACTTCAGGATGAATATGATGAATTTATTCTCCTTGCCGATGTGCAGGCCTTGACGACCCATTTCGCAGAGCCTTCCCTTATAAACAGCAGTATCTATGATGTTGCCATGGACAACCTTTCTGTTGGTCTCGACCCTGAGAAGGTTACGATAGTCCAGCAGTCCCAAGTGAGTTCCATTGCTGAGTTGACTATTTTTTACTCAATGCTTGTGACAGTCAACCAGCTCAGGCATAACCCGACTATAAAAACTGAAGCTAAAAACTATGGATATGCAGATCTGACCTACGGGTTTTTGGGATATCCTGTCAGTCAGACAGCTGATATTACCTTCTGCAATGCCGATTTGGTACCGGTGGGAGAAGACCAGGTTCCCCATATCGAACTTGCAAGGAAGATTGTTCGGAAATTCAACGAGCTGTATGGTACCTCGATTGTAGAACCACAGGTTAAGCTTAGCAAAGTGGGCCGTTTGAGTGGACTTGACGGGAATGCAAAGATGGGCAAGAGCATGGGAAATGCCATTTATCTTTCAGATTCCCCACAAGCCGTCTGGGAGAGGGTGCGCAATGCCGTGACCGATCCTGCAAGGATTACCGTAAAGATTCCGGGACATCCCGAAATCTGTAATGTTTACAAGTACCATTGTGTGTTCAACCAGGGAGAAGTCTCCAACATCGGGGAAATGTGTAAAAATGCAGCCATTGGGTGTGTCGCCTGTAAAAAGCTACTTAACGGGGCGCTTAATGCCCTGCTCGATCCGATTCGGGAGAAACGCCATTATTATGAGGAACACCGTAATGAAGTACGGGACCTTATTATCAGTGGGACTGCGAAAGCGAACGCTGTCGGTAATGCGAACCTTCAAGATATAAAGGAAAAAATGCATGTCATTATCTGA
- a CDS encoding FmdB family zinc ribbon protein, which produces MPIYEYECEMCHSHIELHQNVMEHEAPVVCPSCNCEHTMKRIYSASPVIFRGAGYYCTDSQKSNGNTKKE; this is translated from the coding sequence ATGCCTATATACGAATATGAATGTGAAATGTGCCATTCTCATATAGAATTGCACCAGAATGTCATGGAGCATGAGGCTCCGGTTGTATGCCCTTCCTGTAACTGTGAACATACGATGAAGCGTATCTATAGTGCTTCACCGGTAATTTTCCGTGGGGCAGGGTATTATTGCACCGATAGCCAGAAAAGCAATGGCAACACAAAGAAGGAGTAG
- the ileS gene encoding isoleucine--tRNA ligase — protein sequence MFRPVTTKVDFPAMEENVLSFWQEGNIFAKSIESRPADNEYVFYDGPPFATGLPHFGHLVPGTIKDAIPRYQTMKGKRVNRRFGWDCHGLPVEYEMERTLGISGPSAIEEYGIANFNEQCRSIVLRYTGEWKNTINRMGRWVDFDHGYRTMDTDYMESIWWVFKTLFEKGLIYQGYNILPYSPALGCPLSNFEVNLGGYQDVVDQAVTVRFAVEGMKDTFFLAWTTTPWTLPSNLALAFGPDIDYVKVLDKSDNCYYILGKARLSHYYKDETLFEIVEEQKGSFYKGMRYKPLFPYFENLAKEGAFVCVTGDYVTTEDGCGIVHTASGFGVDDYQVLKGTGIPVVCPIDDECRFTSEVPDFQGRFVKDTDKDIIAWLKEHGLLVKRENYLHSYPFCYRTHKPLIYRAMSCWFVDVQKIKGAMLAANEQITWMPEHLKEGRFGKWLENAHEWAISRNRFWGNPIPIWKCDGSDYIEVIGSRADLEAKCGVSVPDLHKHFVDELTWPSPDGKGTMRRISDVLDCWFESGSMPYAQLHYPFENKEFFEEHFPADFICEGLDQTRGWFYTLTVIAAGLWEKPAFTHCVTNGIVLTAEGKKMSKSAKNYTDPMEIVNQYGADSLRFALMNSAVVRAEDLKFSEESVKDVLKTLIIPLWNAYSFFVTYANIDGYEPSETAYEKLSNPMDKWIISSCERFVLEVTEAFDAYDIQRASSLFVPFLDDLNNWYIRRSRRRFWRSENDGDKKEAYDTLYRVLMTFIKVAAPLIPFTTEEIYQNLKSEGMEESIHLCSFPTYEGGQRDFALEKQMALTQKAIAMGRAVRATNNLKIRQPLQTLYLVDRENDEREVLSSMEDIIAEELNVKKVHLQSDETGLVSYNAKANFKVLGSSLGKHMKEVASQIAELDGPTIGLLLDGKSLQVTYSAGTIEITSEQIIVQRTEMEGVKVLNDGSLTVGFDTKVTEELLEEGIARDIVRSVQNLRKESGFDVSDRIELVYNGDAVIEKVFANYGSTIANETLANSISKAELSGEGIDCGEHSVQLSVKKA from the coding sequence ATGTTTCGTCCAGTAACCACCAAGGTTGATTTTCCTGCGATGGAAGAGAATGTTTTGTCTTTCTGGCAGGAAGGAAATATTTTTGCTAAATCAATTGAATCAAGACCTGCTGATAATGAGTATGTCTTTTATGATGGACCTCCGTTTGCAACAGGGCTCCCTCACTTCGGTCATCTGGTTCCAGGAACAATCAAGGATGCAATTCCCCGCTACCAGACCATGAAAGGCAAGAGGGTAAACCGCCGTTTCGGGTGGGATTGCCACGGACTTCCCGTAGAATATGAAATGGAAAGAACGTTAGGAATCAGCGGCCCTTCGGCCATCGAAGAATATGGCATTGCAAATTTCAATGAACAGTGCCGCTCGATTGTTCTCAGGTATACAGGTGAATGGAAGAATACCATCAACAGGATGGGGCGTTGGGTCGACTTCGACCACGGCTACCGCACCATGGATACCGACTACATGGAATCGATCTGGTGGGTGTTCAAGACCCTCTTTGAAAAAGGACTTATCTACCAGGGATATAACATTTTGCCCTATAGCCCCGCTCTCGGTTGCCCCCTTTCCAATTTTGAAGTCAACCTCGGTGGGTATCAGGACGTCGTAGACCAGGCAGTAACGGTCAGGTTTGCAGTCGAGGGAATGAAAGATACCTTTTTCCTGGCCTGGACGACCACGCCCTGGACGCTTCCTTCAAACCTTGCACTTGCATTTGGTCCTGATATCGACTATGTCAAGGTGTTGGATAAAAGTGACAATTGTTACTACATCCTTGGAAAGGCCCGTCTTTCCCATTATTACAAGGACGAGACTTTATTTGAGATTGTCGAGGAACAGAAGGGTTCCTTCTATAAAGGAATGCGCTATAAGCCCCTATTCCCCTATTTTGAGAATCTTGCGAAAGAGGGTGCCTTTGTCTGCGTAACCGGTGACTATGTAACGACTGAGGACGGATGTGGCATTGTCCATACCGCCAGTGGATTCGGTGTAGATGACTACCAGGTCCTTAAGGGGACAGGGATTCCTGTCGTATGCCCAATCGACGACGAATGCCGTTTCACCTCCGAAGTGCCTGATTTCCAGGGCCGCTTCGTAAAGGATACCGACAAGGATATCATTGCCTGGCTCAAGGAGCATGGGCTTTTGGTTAAACGGGAAAACTATCTGCACTCCTATCCCTTCTGCTACCGCACCCATAAGCCGCTGATCTATAGGGCAATGAGCTGCTGGTTTGTAGATGTACAGAAGATCAAGGGAGCAATGCTTGCTGCCAATGAACAGATCACCTGGATGCCCGAACACCTTAAAGAGGGGCGTTTCGGAAAGTGGCTCGAGAATGCCCATGAATGGGCGATCAGCCGCAACCGTTTCTGGGGCAACCCAATCCCAATCTGGAAATGTGATGGCAGTGACTATATTGAGGTAATCGGAAGCAGAGCCGACCTTGAGGCAAAGTGTGGCGTTTCTGTACCAGACCTGCACAAGCATTTCGTTGATGAACTTACTTGGCCAAGTCCGGACGGAAAAGGCACCATGAGACGAATCAGCGATGTCCTAGACTGTTGGTTTGAGTCAGGTTCAATGCCGTATGCCCAGCTTCACTACCCGTTTGAAAACAAAGAGTTCTTTGAAGAACACTTCCCGGCTGACTTTATTTGCGAAGGGTTGGACCAGACCCGTGGTTGGTTCTATACCCTGACCGTAATCGCTGCAGGCCTATGGGAGAAGCCCGCTTTTACCCATTGTGTTACCAACGGCATTGTGTTGACAGCCGAGGGTAAGAAGATGAGCAAGAGTGCAAAAAACTACACTGACCCCATGGAAATCGTCAACCAATATGGTGCCGATAGCCTACGTTTTGCCCTCATGAACAGTGCTGTAGTCCGTGCCGAGGATTTGAAATTCAGTGAAGAGAGTGTCAAAGACGTTCTCAAAACCTTGATCATCCCCTTGTGGAATGCCTATTCGTTCTTCGTGACCTATGCGAATATCGACGGGTATGAGCCAAGTGAGACAGCATATGAGAAACTATCGAATCCTATGGATAAGTGGATTATCAGCAGCTGCGAAAGGTTTGTCCTGGAAGTGACCGAGGCTTTCGACGCCTATGATATCCAAAGGGCAAGCTCGCTGTTCGTGCCTTTCCTTGATGACCTTAACAACTGGTATATCCGCCGTAGCCGCCGCAGGTTCTGGCGCAGTGAGAATGATGGGGATAAGAAAGAAGCTTATGACACGTTGTATAGGGTCCTGATGACCTTTATCAAGGTTGCTGCTCCCCTGATTCCTTTCACTACTGAAGAGATTTACCAGAATCTCAAGTCAGAGGGAATGGAAGAGAGTATTCATTTGTGCTCGTTCCCGACCTATGAGGGCGGACAACGTGACTTTGCGTTGGAAAAACAAATGGCGCTTACCCAGAAAGCCATTGCAATGGGACGTGCCGTACGTGCGACCAATAATTTGAAAATTCGTCAGCCGTTGCAGACCCTGTATCTTGTTGACCGTGAGAATGATGAGAGGGAAGTCCTCTCCTCCATGGAAGATATCATTGCAGAAGAATTGAATGTAAAGAAAGTCCATCTGCAATCGGACGAAACCGGATTGGTCAGTTACAACGCAAAGGCAAACTTCAAGGTGCTCGGTTCCTCTTTGGGCAAGCACATGAAGGAAGTGGCCTCGCAGATTGCTGAGCTTGATGGCCCGACAATCGGTCTGCTTCTGGATGGAAAGAGCCTGCAGGTGACCTACAGTGCGGGGACAATAGAAATCACTTCTGAGCAGATAATCGTACAACGTACCGAAATGGAAGGGGTAAAGGTTCTTAACGATGGATCTTTGACCGTAGGTTTCGATACGAAGGTTACCGAAGAACTGCTTGAGGAAGGAATTGCCCGGGACATCGTGAGAAGCGTGCAGAATCTCCGTAAGGAAAGTGGCTTCGATGTATCAGACAGGATTGAACTTGTCTATAACGGCGATGCTGTAATAGAGAAGGTTTTTGCAAACTATGGTTCCACCATTGCCAACGAGACTCTGGCAAATTCCATTTCCAAGGCAGAACTCAGCGGTGAAGGAATCGATTGTGGAGAGCATTCTGTTCAGCTTTCGGTAAAAAAGGCTTGA